One segment of Carya illinoinensis cultivar Pawnee chromosome 1, C.illinoinensisPawnee_v1, whole genome shotgun sequence DNA contains the following:
- the LOC122318913 gene encoding cysteine-tryptophan domain-containing zinc finger protein 5-like isoform X2 — protein sequence MVDMEGNPELEGGETRYFKGDENKNIDPDIALSYIDEKIQNVLGHFQKDFEGGVSAEHLGAKFGGYGSFLPAYERSPSIWSRPKSPQRNYNVSRSNNLPIEGASQNLKAPPNTAPPLRLGITSCSAHQLHKSRILSTDVSLKQSQVSDMSPLKDETSNRPGNPTDQRPFKVRIKMGSDNSGRGNAAIYSGLGLDYSPSSSPGNSLEESEGASPISQGTVDDSPASIIQEMTSFTIPGGVLISPLHDSLLCLMRKEKVFSIGKPKPPLKGHQEHSAMLVDESHSIMGNGKVFKEKRTKSMKRDRLVKLKYGSTGLDDTALEMKKVSVNETIEAKELLFGDSKCTHVSKSVKEAGGASELLRESNKDGGKSKLLASELVKEESSESISGQEHGKSQKRNPRSSLVENVYGNRVVNYHRDVLIDCKDVSSGQKISSSSKSCSDESEGKEEPNPQKDKIGWKATLREDDEVNLPFKTEELSFEGKKKSKGIQSNGKPVTFSVNETLRPGESAEPSNKKSTGYGGIACNSKVQRQTSQKDYKGKDSRNDSLSLTNLKEKDNRMDPVERPGGDRQKDVNLGAFELQRNVFLDKGKGRSSGKKIDKQSIIYGPSIKDASTACPITENGLTSEMVPPMAVPVVIEEDWVQCDRCQKWRLLPFGTKPDQLPDKWLCSMLNWLHGMNHCDISEEETTKALNALYQLPVPESQTKLQNHATGTTLGVSLGDKQHLDENNQNLSSHGISNRGKKKPGFKEKANAGTIGGPFQVSNSTKNKLQESEKSRSLNDTNQHLAEANPMKKSSSQHLNVLRNLIAEKDMPSQREKPINEGGDVRQIKMKSKREADEYGCGTSKKSKTEDMHADKHKTLKMGSGRVRISSSSSMQTMGSGKVIQKYDGFLPEGTKCDVNDKVVVSAKKLGDKARVSSDGGSLEMRMSSKKDVSLKKRKLKDQEISKNKIETFPNSAPDRRVYEKEERSERGSRKEKKFRFSKTEVESRSNDAADKSNKKGRMSGIFLSDIRDHPVNGMEEARRNDKDQQLRKHKKKIVSERTADVVSLGDLGFGQVSMAANSSSSKVSGSSKTRAYIEEVRGSPVESVSSSPLRTFNLDKLKSAGGDIAGKDDAMNSVLPVMGDFRRCSDGESNAEINANHQLSGKSNPSPDTRNSHLPNGDVDMVEQNVRFCSDLRAPEHSCDEDRGKKHCHDKAVLQKAEKGTGLRSRGKSRSSIADFDGDKIKISDPVNEYTKKSQRIDSNHQVPVHETTADVKHSFPKKTSIKFCKDEKNHARKRDPVGQWSSESRMDTKLKEKEPDGLDMKPDAQCRSNGKLAPQHGLIQDFEGENKADLTQMEQRVGKSKFSLSFGEGKLEKVSLGCAPVPGSQKLNGAIHAPGDMSKTSKDSGKVDNANQVNLSLGNLQPDRQGVRDLKASSPGRLISSSQTATNTLKEAKDLRDTADRLKSSCFGFESNEAYFQAGLKFLHGALLLETCNGEGGRNEEMNPIQAYGTAAKLSELCALQYEARQEMAAAALAYKCSEVAYMKVVYCKHSSLNRDRHELQATLHVVPQGESPSSSASDVDNLNNLATVDKGNLSKGTGSYVAGNQIIVARNRPQFVRLLDFFPVVSFGVTHKKKTKKLVAT from the exons ATGGTGGATATGGAAGGGAATCCCGAGCTCGAGGGCGGCGAGACTCGCTATTTCAAGGGTGATGAGAACAAGAACATTGATCCTGACATTGCTCTTTCTTACATT GATGAGAAGATTCAGAATGTGCTCGGccattttcaaaaagattttgaAGGCGGGGTTTCTGCTGAGCACTTGG GGGCAAAATTTGGTGGCTATGGCTCGTTTTTACCAGCTTATGAACGTTCCCCTTCTATTTGGTCTCGACCGAAATCTCCACAAAGAAACTACAATGTTTCCAGATCTAATAATTTACCCATCGAG GGTGCCTCTCAGAATTTGAAAGCTCCCCCAAACACAGCCCCACCTTTGAGGCTTGGTATTACTTCCTGTAGTGCCCATCAATTGCATAAATCACGCATTCTTTCCACGGATGTTTCCCTCAAACAAAGTCAAGTTAGTGATATGAGTCCCTTGAAAGATGAAACTTCCAACAGACCGGGCAATCCAACTGACCAAAGGCCATTTAAAGTTCGAATAAAAATGGGTTCAGATAACTCTGGACGTGGGAATGCAGCAATTTATAGTGGGCTTGGACTTGATTACTCCCCATCTTCATCACCAGGGAACAGCCTGGAAGAGAGTGAAGGCGCGTCACCCATATCTCAAGGCACCGTTGATGACTCTCCAGCTAGCATCATTCAG GAAATGACATCCTTCACCATCCCTGGTGGGGTACTGATATCGCCTCTTCATGACAGTCTGCTTTGCTtgatgagaaaggaaaaagtatTTAGTATCGGTAAACCCAAACCACCCCTTAAAGGACATCAAGAACACTCTGCCATGTTAGTAGATGAGTCACATTCAATCATGGGCAATGGGAAAGTGTTTAAGGAAAAGAGAACAAAATCAATGAAACGAGACAGGCTGGTAAAATTGAAGTATGGGAGTACAGGTTTGGATGACACAGCATTAGAAATGAAGAAAGTATCAGTAAATGAAACCATAGAAGCTAAGGAGCTTTTGTTCGGTGACTCGAAATGCACTCACGTTTCCAAGTCAGTGAAAGAGGCTGGTGGAGCATCTGAACTTCTTAGGGAGAGTAACAAGGATGGTGGGAAAAGTAAATTACTTGCCTCCGAATTAGTGAAAGAGGAGTCTTCAGAGTCAATATCTGGCCAGGAGCATGGCAAGAGTCAAAAGCGAAATCCTAGGAGTAGTTTAGTGGAAAATGTTTATGGAAACAGAGTGGTAAATTACCACAGGGATGTTTTAATCGACTGTAAGGATGTCAGCAGTGGTCAGAAAATTTCTTCCTCCTCAAAAAGCTGTTCTGATGAGTCTGAAGGTAAGGAAGAGCCAAATCCTCAAAAAGATAAGATTGGTTGGAAAGCTACACTTCGCGAAGATGATGAAGTTAATCTTCCTTTTAAGACAGAAGAGCTGTCATTTGAGGGCAAAAAGAAGTCAAAGGGGATACAGAGTAACGGCAAGCCAGTTACCTTTTCAGTAAACGAAACCTTGAGGCCTGGTGAAAGTGCAGAACCAAGTAATAAAAAGAGTACTGGTTATGGTGGTATTGCCTGTAACAGTAAAGTTCAAAGGCAAACGTCACAGAAGGATTATAAGGGCAAAGATAGTCGTAACGATTCATTGTCGTTAACAAATTTAAAGGAGAAGGATAATCGAATGGATCCAGTGGAGAGGCCTGGTGGTGACAGACAAAAAGATGTTAACCTTGGTGCTTTTGAATTGCAACGGAATGTGTTCTTGGATAAAGGAAAGGGAAGATCAAGTGGTAAGAAAATTGATAAGCAATCAATAATATATGGGCCATCTATAAAAGATGCTTCAACTGCATGTCCTATTACAGAAAATGGACTCACTTCTGAGATGGTACCACCAATGGCAGTGCCAGTAGTTATAGAAGAAGATTGGGTACAGTGTGACAGATGTCAGAAGTGGCGGCTTTTACCCTTTGGTACAAAGCCAGACCAACTACCTGATAAATGGTTGTGTAGCATGCTAAATTGGCT GCATGGTATGAACCACTGTGACATTAGTGAGGAAGAGACAACGAAAGCCCTCAATGCATTGTATCAATTACCAGTTCCTGAGAGTCAGACCAAATTACAAAATCATGCCACCGGAACTACATTGGGAGTGTCCTTGGGTGATAAGCAACATCTTGATGAGAATAACCAGAATTTGAGTTCCCATGGCATCTCTAACCGAGGAAAGAAAAAACCTGGTTTTAAGGAAAAAGCAAATGCAGGAACCATTGGTGGCCCCTTTCAAGTCTCTAACTCCACAAAGAATAAGCTACAAGAATCAGAGAAAAGCAGGAGCTTAAATGACACAAACCAGCATCTTGCAGAAGCAAATCcaatgaaaaaatctagttctCAACATTTGAATGTGTTGCGCAACTTGATTGCAGAAAAAGACATGCCTAGTCAGAGAGAAAAACCAATTAATGAAGGAG GTGATGTGagacaaataaaaatgaaaagcaagAGGGAGGCTGATGAATATGGATGTGGAACTTCTAAGAAGTCCAAAACTGAGGATATGCATGCTGATAAACACAAGACTCTCAAAATGGGCAGTGGGAGGGTGCGTATCAGTTCAAGTTCTTCCATGCAAACCATGGGAAGTGGAAAGGTTATCCAGAAATATGATGGATTTTTACCTGAGGGCACAAAGTGTGATGTCAATGACAAGGTAGTAGTTTCTGCTAAGAAACTGGGAGACAAAGCGCGGGTATCATCTGACGGCGGATCCCTGGAAATGAGAATGTCTAGCAAAAAGGATGTGTCTTTGAAGAAAAGGAAATTGAAGGACCAGGAGATCAGCAAGAATAAGATAGAGACATTTCCTAATTCTGCACCTGATCGCAGGGTATATGAGAAAGAGGAAAGAAGTGAAAGAGGATCCAGGAAGGAAAAGAAGTTCAGGTTTTCAAAAACTGAGGTGGAGTCGAGATCTAATGATGCTGCTGATAAGTCGAACAAAAAAGGTAGGATGTCAGGAATCTTCTTGTCAGACATTAGAGATCATCCGGTCAATGGTATGGAAGAAGCCAGGAGAAATGATAAGGACCAGCAACTCCgaaaacataaaaagaagaTTGTTTCTGAACGGACAGCGGATGTTGTTTCATTGGGGGATTTGGGATTCGGACAGGTTTCAATGGCAGCCAATTCAAGCTCTTCAAAGGTTTCAGGATCCAGTAAAACTAGAGCCTACATTGAAGAAGTGAGAGGTTCTCCAGTGGAGTcagtttcttcttctcctttgaGGACCTTTAATTTAGACAAGCTTAAATCGGCAGGAGGGGACATTGCAGGGAAAGACGACGCTATGAATAGTGTTCTCCCTGTGATGGGTGATTTCAGAAGATGCTCGGATGGGGAAAGTAATGCTGAGATCAATGCTAATCACCAATTAAGTGGTAAATCAAATCCTTCCCCTGACACTAGGAACAGCCATTTGCCTAATGGTGATGTTGATATGGTAGAGCAAAATGTTCGGTTCTGCAGTGATCTGCGTGCTCCAGAACATAGCTGTGATGAGGATAGAGGGAAGAAGCATTGCCACGACAAGGCAGTTCTGCAGAAAGCTGAGAAGGGTACTGGTTTGCGATCTAGGGGCAAGAGCAGAAGTTCCATAGCTGATTTTGATGGAGATAAGATAAAGATATCTGATCCAGTTAATGAGTATACAAAGAAGAGCCAGAGGATTGATTCTAATCACCAAGTTCCTGTTCATGAAACAACAGCTGATGTTAAACACAGTTTTCCTAAAAAAACTAGCATTAAGTTTTGCAAGGATGAGAAGAATCATGCTCGCAAGAGGGATCCTGTAGGACAATGGTCAAGTGAGAGTCGAATGGAcaccaaattaaaagaaaaagagcctGACGGTTTAGATATGAAACCAGATGCTCAATGTAGGAGTAATGGGAAGCTTGCCCCCCAGCATGGCTTGATTCAGGACTTTGAGGGTGAAAATAAAGCTGATTTGACACAAATGGAGCAAAGAGTTGGGAAATCAAAGTTTTCACTTTCTTTCGGTGAAGGTAAACTAGAAAAAGTATCCCTAGGTTGTGCACCTGTACCAGGATCCCAGAAGTTGAATGGTGCTATTCACGCACCTGGTGACATGTCAAAAACATCAAAAGATTCCGGGAAGGTTGATAATGCCAATCAAGTTAATCTTAGTTTGGGAAATCTTCAGCCTGATAGGCAAGGGGTCAGAGATCTCAAAGCCTCAAGTCCCGGGAGACTAATTTCCTCCAGCCAGACTGCTACAAACACCCTGAAGGAAGCCAAAGATCTCCGAGACACTGCAGATCGTCTAAAG AGCTCTTGCTTTGGTTTTGAAAGCAATGAAGCTTACTTCCAAGCTGGCTTAAAGTTTCTTCACGGAGCTTTACTTCTGGAAACTTGCAATGGTGAGGGTGGCAGAAATGAGGAGATGAATCCAATTCAAGCGTATGGCACTGCGGCTAAACTATCTGA GCTCTGTGCACTTCAATATGAAGCACGCCAAGAGATGGCTGCTGCTGCTTTGGCCTACAAATGCTCAGAGGTGGCATACATGAAGGTGGTCTATTGTAAACACTCTAGTTTGAACAGAGACCGGCATGAATTGCAAGCAACTTTACATGTGGTTCCTCAAG GTGAATCTCCATCATCCTCTGCTTCAGATGTTGATAACTTAAACAATCTGGCAACTGTGGATAAGGGTAATCTATCTAAGGGTACTGGTTCTTATGTTGCTGGAAACCAAATAATTGTTGCTCGAAACCGCCCACAGTTTGTTCGACTGCTTGACTTT TTTCCAGTTGTTTCCTTCGGGGTTACtcataaaaagaaaaccaaaaagtTGGTGGCCACttag
- the LOC122318913 gene encoding cysteine-tryptophan domain-containing zinc finger protein 5-like isoform X3, which translates to MVDMEGNPELEGGETRYFKGDENKNIDPDIALSYIDEKIQNVLGHFQKDFEGGVSAEHLGAKFGGYGSFLPAYERSPSIWSRPKSPQRNYNVSRSNNLPIEGASQNLKAPPNTAPPLRLGITSCSAHQLHKSRILSTDVSLKQSQVSDMSPLKDETSNRPGNPTDQRPFKVRIKMGSDNSGRGNAAIYSGLGLDYSPSSSPGNSLEESEGASPISQGTVDDSPASIIQEMTSFTIPGGVLISPLHDSLLCLMRKEKVFSIGKPKPPLKGHQEHSAMLVDESHSIMGNGKVFKEKRTKSMKRDRLVKLKYGSTGLDDTALEMKKVSVNETIEAKELLFGDSKCTHVSKSVKEAGGASELLRESNKDGGKSKLLASELVKEESSESISGQEHGKSQKRNPRSSLVENVYGNRVVNYHRDVLIDCKDVSSGQKISSSSKSCSDESEGKEEPNPQKDKIGWKATLREDDEVNLPFKTEELSFEGKKKSKGIQSNGKPVTFSVNETLRPGESAEPSNKKSTGYGGIACNSKVQRQTSQKDYKGKDSRNDSLSLTNLKEKDNRMDPVERPGGDRQKDVNLGAFELQRNVFLDKGKGRSSGKKIDKQSIIYGPSIKDASTACPITENGLTSEMVPPMAVPVVIEEDWVQCDRCQKWRLLPFGTKPDQLPDKWLCSMLNWLHGMNHCDISEEETTKALNALYQLPVPESQTKLQNHATGTTLGVSLGDKQHLDENNQNLSSHGISNRGKKKPGFKEKANAGTIGGPFQVSNSTKNKLQESEKSRSLNDTNQHLAEANPMKKSSSQHLNVLRNLIAEKDMPSQREKPINEGGDVRQIKMKSKREADEYGCGTSKKSKTEDMHADKHKTLKMGSGRVRISSSSSMQTMGSGKVIQKYDGFLPEGTKCDVNDKVVVSAKKLGDKARVSSDGGSLEMRMSSKKDVSLKKRKLKDQEISKNKIETFPNSAPDRRVYEKEERSERGSRKEKKFRFSKTEVESRSNDAADKSNKKGRMSGIFLSDIRDHPVNGMEEARRNDKDQQLRKHKKKIVSERTADVVSLGDLGFGQVSMAANSSSSKVSGSSKTRAYIEEVRGSPVESVSSSPLRTFNLDKLKSAGGDIAGKDDAMNSVLPVMGDFRRCSDGESNAEINANHQLSGKSNPSPDTRNSHLPNGDVDMVEQNVRFCSDLRAPEHSCDEDRGKKHCHDKAVLQKAEKGTGLRSRGKSRSSIADFDGDKIKISDPVNEYTKKSQRIDSNHQVPVHETTADVKHSFPKKTSIKFCKDEKNHARKRDPVGQWSSESRMDTKLKEKEPDGLDMKPDAQCRSNGKLAPQHGLIQDFEGENKADLTQMEQRVGKSKFSLSFGEGKLEKVSLGCAPVPGSQKLNGAIHAPGDMSKTSKDSGKVDNANQVNLSLGNLQPDRQGVRDLKASSPGRLISSSQTATNTLKEAKDLRDTADRLKSSCFGFESNEAYFQAGLKFLHGALLLETCNGEGGRNEEMNPIQAYGTAAKLSELCALQYEARQEMAAAALAYKCSEVAYMKVVYCKHSSLNRDRHELQATLHVVPQGESPSSSASDVDNLNNLATVDKGNLSKGTGSYVAGNQIIVARNRPQFVRLLDFTEYPLFQDCANRAR; encoded by the exons ATGGTGGATATGGAAGGGAATCCCGAGCTCGAGGGCGGCGAGACTCGCTATTTCAAGGGTGATGAGAACAAGAACATTGATCCTGACATTGCTCTTTCTTACATT GATGAGAAGATTCAGAATGTGCTCGGccattttcaaaaagattttgaAGGCGGGGTTTCTGCTGAGCACTTGG GGGCAAAATTTGGTGGCTATGGCTCGTTTTTACCAGCTTATGAACGTTCCCCTTCTATTTGGTCTCGACCGAAATCTCCACAAAGAAACTACAATGTTTCCAGATCTAATAATTTACCCATCGAG GGTGCCTCTCAGAATTTGAAAGCTCCCCCAAACACAGCCCCACCTTTGAGGCTTGGTATTACTTCCTGTAGTGCCCATCAATTGCATAAATCACGCATTCTTTCCACGGATGTTTCCCTCAAACAAAGTCAAGTTAGTGATATGAGTCCCTTGAAAGATGAAACTTCCAACAGACCGGGCAATCCAACTGACCAAAGGCCATTTAAAGTTCGAATAAAAATGGGTTCAGATAACTCTGGACGTGGGAATGCAGCAATTTATAGTGGGCTTGGACTTGATTACTCCCCATCTTCATCACCAGGGAACAGCCTGGAAGAGAGTGAAGGCGCGTCACCCATATCTCAAGGCACCGTTGATGACTCTCCAGCTAGCATCATTCAG GAAATGACATCCTTCACCATCCCTGGTGGGGTACTGATATCGCCTCTTCATGACAGTCTGCTTTGCTtgatgagaaaggaaaaagtatTTAGTATCGGTAAACCCAAACCACCCCTTAAAGGACATCAAGAACACTCTGCCATGTTAGTAGATGAGTCACATTCAATCATGGGCAATGGGAAAGTGTTTAAGGAAAAGAGAACAAAATCAATGAAACGAGACAGGCTGGTAAAATTGAAGTATGGGAGTACAGGTTTGGATGACACAGCATTAGAAATGAAGAAAGTATCAGTAAATGAAACCATAGAAGCTAAGGAGCTTTTGTTCGGTGACTCGAAATGCACTCACGTTTCCAAGTCAGTGAAAGAGGCTGGTGGAGCATCTGAACTTCTTAGGGAGAGTAACAAGGATGGTGGGAAAAGTAAATTACTTGCCTCCGAATTAGTGAAAGAGGAGTCTTCAGAGTCAATATCTGGCCAGGAGCATGGCAAGAGTCAAAAGCGAAATCCTAGGAGTAGTTTAGTGGAAAATGTTTATGGAAACAGAGTGGTAAATTACCACAGGGATGTTTTAATCGACTGTAAGGATGTCAGCAGTGGTCAGAAAATTTCTTCCTCCTCAAAAAGCTGTTCTGATGAGTCTGAAGGTAAGGAAGAGCCAAATCCTCAAAAAGATAAGATTGGTTGGAAAGCTACACTTCGCGAAGATGATGAAGTTAATCTTCCTTTTAAGACAGAAGAGCTGTCATTTGAGGGCAAAAAGAAGTCAAAGGGGATACAGAGTAACGGCAAGCCAGTTACCTTTTCAGTAAACGAAACCTTGAGGCCTGGTGAAAGTGCAGAACCAAGTAATAAAAAGAGTACTGGTTATGGTGGTATTGCCTGTAACAGTAAAGTTCAAAGGCAAACGTCACAGAAGGATTATAAGGGCAAAGATAGTCGTAACGATTCATTGTCGTTAACAAATTTAAAGGAGAAGGATAATCGAATGGATCCAGTGGAGAGGCCTGGTGGTGACAGACAAAAAGATGTTAACCTTGGTGCTTTTGAATTGCAACGGAATGTGTTCTTGGATAAAGGAAAGGGAAGATCAAGTGGTAAGAAAATTGATAAGCAATCAATAATATATGGGCCATCTATAAAAGATGCTTCAACTGCATGTCCTATTACAGAAAATGGACTCACTTCTGAGATGGTACCACCAATGGCAGTGCCAGTAGTTATAGAAGAAGATTGGGTACAGTGTGACAGATGTCAGAAGTGGCGGCTTTTACCCTTTGGTACAAAGCCAGACCAACTACCTGATAAATGGTTGTGTAGCATGCTAAATTGGCT GCATGGTATGAACCACTGTGACATTAGTGAGGAAGAGACAACGAAAGCCCTCAATGCATTGTATCAATTACCAGTTCCTGAGAGTCAGACCAAATTACAAAATCATGCCACCGGAACTACATTGGGAGTGTCCTTGGGTGATAAGCAACATCTTGATGAGAATAACCAGAATTTGAGTTCCCATGGCATCTCTAACCGAGGAAAGAAAAAACCTGGTTTTAAGGAAAAAGCAAATGCAGGAACCATTGGTGGCCCCTTTCAAGTCTCTAACTCCACAAAGAATAAGCTACAAGAATCAGAGAAAAGCAGGAGCTTAAATGACACAAACCAGCATCTTGCAGAAGCAAATCcaatgaaaaaatctagttctCAACATTTGAATGTGTTGCGCAACTTGATTGCAGAAAAAGACATGCCTAGTCAGAGAGAAAAACCAATTAATGAAGGAG GTGATGTGagacaaataaaaatgaaaagcaagAGGGAGGCTGATGAATATGGATGTGGAACTTCTAAGAAGTCCAAAACTGAGGATATGCATGCTGATAAACACAAGACTCTCAAAATGGGCAGTGGGAGGGTGCGTATCAGTTCAAGTTCTTCCATGCAAACCATGGGAAGTGGAAAGGTTATCCAGAAATATGATGGATTTTTACCTGAGGGCACAAAGTGTGATGTCAATGACAAGGTAGTAGTTTCTGCTAAGAAACTGGGAGACAAAGCGCGGGTATCATCTGACGGCGGATCCCTGGAAATGAGAATGTCTAGCAAAAAGGATGTGTCTTTGAAGAAAAGGAAATTGAAGGACCAGGAGATCAGCAAGAATAAGATAGAGACATTTCCTAATTCTGCACCTGATCGCAGGGTATATGAGAAAGAGGAAAGAAGTGAAAGAGGATCCAGGAAGGAAAAGAAGTTCAGGTTTTCAAAAACTGAGGTGGAGTCGAGATCTAATGATGCTGCTGATAAGTCGAACAAAAAAGGTAGGATGTCAGGAATCTTCTTGTCAGACATTAGAGATCATCCGGTCAATGGTATGGAAGAAGCCAGGAGAAATGATAAGGACCAGCAACTCCgaaaacataaaaagaagaTTGTTTCTGAACGGACAGCGGATGTTGTTTCATTGGGGGATTTGGGATTCGGACAGGTTTCAATGGCAGCCAATTCAAGCTCTTCAAAGGTTTCAGGATCCAGTAAAACTAGAGCCTACATTGAAGAAGTGAGAGGTTCTCCAGTGGAGTcagtttcttcttctcctttgaGGACCTTTAATTTAGACAAGCTTAAATCGGCAGGAGGGGACATTGCAGGGAAAGACGACGCTATGAATAGTGTTCTCCCTGTGATGGGTGATTTCAGAAGATGCTCGGATGGGGAAAGTAATGCTGAGATCAATGCTAATCACCAATTAAGTGGTAAATCAAATCCTTCCCCTGACACTAGGAACAGCCATTTGCCTAATGGTGATGTTGATATGGTAGAGCAAAATGTTCGGTTCTGCAGTGATCTGCGTGCTCCAGAACATAGCTGTGATGAGGATAGAGGGAAGAAGCATTGCCACGACAAGGCAGTTCTGCAGAAAGCTGAGAAGGGTACTGGTTTGCGATCTAGGGGCAAGAGCAGAAGTTCCATAGCTGATTTTGATGGAGATAAGATAAAGATATCTGATCCAGTTAATGAGTATACAAAGAAGAGCCAGAGGATTGATTCTAATCACCAAGTTCCTGTTCATGAAACAACAGCTGATGTTAAACACAGTTTTCCTAAAAAAACTAGCATTAAGTTTTGCAAGGATGAGAAGAATCATGCTCGCAAGAGGGATCCTGTAGGACAATGGTCAAGTGAGAGTCGAATGGAcaccaaattaaaagaaaaagagcctGACGGTTTAGATATGAAACCAGATGCTCAATGTAGGAGTAATGGGAAGCTTGCCCCCCAGCATGGCTTGATTCAGGACTTTGAGGGTGAAAATAAAGCTGATTTGACACAAATGGAGCAAAGAGTTGGGAAATCAAAGTTTTCACTTTCTTTCGGTGAAGGTAAACTAGAAAAAGTATCCCTAGGTTGTGCACCTGTACCAGGATCCCAGAAGTTGAATGGTGCTATTCACGCACCTGGTGACATGTCAAAAACATCAAAAGATTCCGGGAAGGTTGATAATGCCAATCAAGTTAATCTTAGTTTGGGAAATCTTCAGCCTGATAGGCAAGGGGTCAGAGATCTCAAAGCCTCAAGTCCCGGGAGACTAATTTCCTCCAGCCAGACTGCTACAAACACCCTGAAGGAAGCCAAAGATCTCCGAGACACTGCAGATCGTCTAAAG AGCTCTTGCTTTGGTTTTGAAAGCAATGAAGCTTACTTCCAAGCTGGCTTAAAGTTTCTTCACGGAGCTTTACTTCTGGAAACTTGCAATGGTGAGGGTGGCAGAAATGAGGAGATGAATCCAATTCAAGCGTATGGCACTGCGGCTAAACTATCTGA GCTCTGTGCACTTCAATATGAAGCACGCCAAGAGATGGCTGCTGCTGCTTTGGCCTACAAATGCTCAGAGGTGGCATACATGAAGGTGGTCTATTGTAAACACTCTAGTTTGAACAGAGACCGGCATGAATTGCAAGCAACTTTACATGTGGTTCCTCAAG GTGAATCTCCATCATCCTCTGCTTCAGATGTTGATAACTTAAACAATCTGGCAACTGTGGATAAGGGTAATCTATCTAAGGGTACTGGTTCTTATGTTGCTGGAAACCAAATAATTGTTGCTCGAAACCGCCCACAGTTTGTTCGACTGCTTGACTTT ACCGAGTATCCTCTCTTTCAGGATTGTGCAAATCGTGCAAGGTGA